One Stenotrophomonas maltophilia DNA window includes the following coding sequences:
- the ybaK gene encoding Cys-tRNA(Pro) deacylase, whose translation MTPAINLLKREKIAHTVRSYVHDAHAESYGGEAVDKLGLDPAQVFKTLLASTETHELLVAIVPVAGQLDLKALAEAAGCKKCEMAPADAAQRATGYLVGGISPLGQKKRLRTFLDASAKALPALHVSAGRRGLEVELAPTDLLRLTAGHYAAIGKSR comes from the coding sequence ATGACCCCGGCCATCAACCTGCTCAAGCGCGAGAAGATCGCCCACACCGTGCGCAGCTACGTGCACGATGCTCACGCCGAATCGTATGGCGGCGAAGCCGTCGACAAGCTCGGCCTCGACCCGGCCCAGGTGTTCAAGACCCTGCTGGCCAGCACCGAAACCCACGAACTGCTGGTGGCGATCGTGCCGGTGGCCGGCCAGCTGGACCTGAAGGCATTGGCCGAAGCGGCCGGCTGCAAGAAGTGCGAGATGGCCCCCGCCGATGCCGCACAGCGCGCGACCGGTTATCTGGTCGGTGGCATCAGCCCACTGGGGCAGAAGAAGCGCCTGCGCACCTTCCTGGACGCCAGTGCCAAGGCGCTGCCCGCGCTGCATGTCAGTGCCGGGCGCCGAGGCCTGGAAGTGGAACTGGCGCCGACCGACCTGCTGCGACTGACTGCCGGCCACTACGCTGCCATCGGCAAGTCACGCTGA
- a CDS encoding DUF3228 family protein, which translates to MSIVLTDFARPRLFPRVPRGNTIQDCTAEQFEAHLNAHAPLKVLDGYAPFCKLFVYENWTSTRCLTVPVTEANRHQLRSGYEARNREELPVLVRWFEGVESPRANYLVVILYSAEQLAKEGSPIEADWGIVGCIYTAEPEEVPMAPITMMRNALGVEEGGSGVPLDREAYRRSVAFWENNANWRP; encoded by the coding sequence ATGTCCATCGTCCTCACCGATTTCGCTCGTCCCCGCCTGTTCCCACGCGTGCCACGCGGCAACACCATCCAGGACTGCACTGCCGAGCAGTTCGAGGCACACCTCAATGCGCACGCGCCGCTGAAGGTGCTCGACGGCTACGCACCGTTCTGCAAGCTGTTCGTCTACGAGAACTGGACCAGCACGCGCTGCCTGACGGTGCCGGTCACCGAGGCCAACCGCCACCAGCTGCGCAGCGGCTACGAGGCGCGCAACCGCGAGGAACTGCCGGTGCTGGTGCGCTGGTTCGAGGGCGTGGAGTCACCGCGTGCGAACTACCTGGTGGTGATCCTGTACAGCGCCGAGCAGCTGGCGAAGGAAGGTTCACCGATCGAGGCCGACTGGGGCATCGTCGGCTGCATCTACACTGCCGAACCGGAAGAGGTACCGATGGCACCGATCACGATGATGCGCAATGCGCTGGGCGTGGAGGAAGGTGGTTCCGGTGTGCCGCTGGACCGGGAGGCCTACCGGCGCTCGGTGGCGTTCTGGGAGAACAACGCCAACTGGCGGCCGTGA
- a CDS encoding energy transducer TonB, which translates to MDVRSWMPFAWVAAGLLAACEGSAAKYDAGAACGALSDVTPIRDAGVGSLQAQATSGRCTFHVEADDAAALSRQQSLLQSVSAIACGAPATTRPSQGAAGFDLQMPARCPLSSSTPLIAREGGWHQRRLSSVPTYPAAAMREAQQGGVELMLLLDAQGKTQAIILSRSSGYPLLDAAALKHARDWRYEREATGKAPSLSLIRGTVTFKLN; encoded by the coding sequence ATGGATGTTCGCAGTTGGATGCCGTTCGCATGGGTCGCCGCAGGCCTGCTGGCCGCGTGTGAGGGCTCTGCAGCAAAATACGACGCAGGCGCTGCCTGTGGTGCTTTGTCCGATGTGACGCCGATCCGCGATGCCGGTGTGGGTTCACTGCAGGCGCAGGCAACGTCGGGGCGCTGCACGTTCCATGTGGAAGCGGATGATGCTGCAGCGCTTTCGCGTCAGCAATCGTTGCTGCAGAGCGTGTCGGCGATCGCCTGTGGTGCGCCAGCCACCACCCGGCCTTCGCAAGGCGCTGCAGGCTTCGACCTGCAGATGCCTGCGCGTTGCCCACTTTCTTCCAGCACGCCGTTGATTGCCCGGGAAGGAGGCTGGCACCAGCGGCGACTTTCGTCGGTCCCGACGTATCCTGCGGCCGCCATGCGCGAGGCCCAGCAGGGAGGTGTCGAGCTGATGCTGCTGCTGGATGCTCAGGGCAAGACCCAGGCGATCATCCTGTCCCGATCCAGCGGCTACCCGCTACTCGATGCGGCGGCGCTCAAGCACGCGCGTGATTGGCGTTACGAGCGTGAGGCGACAGGCAAGGCGCCAAGCCTGAGCCTGATACGCGGCACGGTCACGTTCAAGCTCAACTAA
- a CDS encoding amidohydrolase family protein, which yields MDAARALPRSARRRRWPIALAILLLAPPVLFAAALLWPLSAPPLPEPGNSRVIVNARVVDVERGHVSEPTTVTVRNGTITAIGESVADAALPVFDAGGRWLLPGFWDMHTHALQLSPQLQFPLMLANGITGTRDMMDCPQATDPLIACVADKRRWTAQAIAGQQVAPRFVQIASFYFEDPSLAPGAAAERAHTYSARGIDALKVYNRLRADTYQRLATEAQQLRRPLVGHLPKAVPLDGALQAGQRSFEHAHLFVRHCFDNAAAWRGGTLDSEDPTALAERMVGGYQPALCNEAFGVMQASGAAFVPTHVTREEDARARDPAFVDDPRLAYLDPLSRWAWRDDLQATVARYPGLRGEDALKAYFEHGLALTGAAHRADVTVLVGTDTALGGFRYHDELQWLRRAGLSQADVLRAATLQAARHLDLQASHGSVEVGKVADLVLLDGNPLHDTANTRRVHAVLLAGHLYDRPRLDALLAYARKQARSPAVMVRLLWGFLTSPVSAEL from the coding sequence ATGGATGCAGCACGCGCGTTGCCCCGTTCCGCCCGCCGTCGGCGATGGCCGATCGCCTTGGCCATCCTCCTGCTGGCGCCGCCAGTGCTGTTCGCCGCCGCCCTGCTCTGGCCGCTGTCGGCACCGCCGTTGCCCGAGCCTGGCAACAGCCGCGTGATCGTCAATGCCCGCGTGGTGGATGTCGAGCGCGGCCACGTCAGTGAACCGACCACGGTAACAGTGCGCAATGGCACGATCACCGCCATCGGCGAAAGCGTTGCCGATGCAGCGTTGCCGGTCTTCGACGCCGGTGGCCGCTGGCTGCTGCCCGGCTTCTGGGACATGCACACCCATGCACTGCAGTTGTCGCCGCAGCTGCAGTTCCCGCTGATGCTGGCCAACGGCATCACCGGCACCCGCGACATGATGGACTGCCCGCAGGCTACCGATCCGTTGATCGCCTGCGTGGCCGACAAGCGCCGCTGGACCGCACAGGCCATTGCAGGGCAGCAGGTTGCACCGCGCTTCGTGCAGATCGCCAGTTTCTACTTCGAAGATCCGTCACTTGCGCCGGGGGCCGCCGCCGAGCGTGCACACACGTACAGCGCGCGCGGCATCGACGCGTTGAAGGTCTACAACCGGCTGCGTGCGGATACCTACCAGCGGCTGGCCACCGAGGCGCAGCAGCTGCGTCGCCCGCTGGTCGGCCACCTGCCCAAGGCCGTGCCGCTGGACGGCGCACTGCAGGCAGGCCAGCGCAGCTTCGAGCATGCCCATCTGTTCGTACGCCACTGCTTCGACAACGCGGCGGCGTGGCGCGGTGGCACGCTCGACAGCGAGGATCCAACCGCACTGGCCGAACGCATGGTCGGCGGCTACCAGCCCGCGCTCTGCAACGAGGCGTTCGGTGTGATGCAGGCCAGCGGTGCCGCGTTCGTGCCGACGCACGTCACCCGCGAGGAAGACGCGCGCGCACGCGATCCGGCTTTCGTCGACGATCCGCGCCTGGCCTATCTGGATCCACTCTCACGCTGGGCGTGGCGTGATGACCTGCAGGCCACCGTGGCGCGCTACCCCGGCCTGCGCGGCGAAGACGCATTGAAAGCCTACTTCGAGCACGGGCTGGCGCTGACCGGTGCCGCGCATCGCGCCGACGTCACCGTGCTGGTCGGCACCGATACCGCGCTGGGCGGCTTCCGCTACCACGATGAACTGCAGTGGCTGCGGCGGGCCGGCCTGAGCCAGGCCGACGTGCTGCGCGCAGCCACGCTGCAGGCCGCGCGCCATCTTGACCTGCAGGCATCGCACGGCAGCGTCGAGGTCGGCAAGGTGGCCGATCTGGTGCTGCTCGATGGCAATCCGCTGCACGACACCGCCAATACCCGCCGCGTGCATGCGGTGCTGCTGGCCGGCCATCTCTACGACCGCCCGCGGCTGGATGCGCTGCTGGCCTATGCACGCAAGCAGGCACGTTCGCCCGCCGTGATGGTGCGGTTGTTGTGGGGCTTCCTCACCAGCCCGGTCAGTGCCGAGCTGTAG
- a CDS encoding LytR/AlgR family response regulator transcription factor: MNGVLRVLIVDDARLARQELRTLLSALPWVQCVGEADDVPAAREAIATLAPDLVLLDVQMPSGSGFDVLDGLETVPAVVFVTAYDTYAVRAFQANALDYLVKPVEAPRLLEALERARQREGGAGETPESRGTLGAQDQVFVREGERCWFVAVSEIRRLVVDGNYTRLWFRDQNALLTRSLSALEARLPQDLFFRANRNTLVNLRRIRGVTPSIADGYDLALDDGSEVEVSRRQARELRERMAL, from the coding sequence ATGAATGGCGTGCTGCGCGTGTTGATCGTTGATGATGCGCGGCTGGCGCGGCAGGAGCTGCGCACGCTGTTGTCGGCGCTGCCGTGGGTGCAGTGCGTGGGCGAGGCCGACGATGTGCCGGCCGCGCGCGAGGCGATCGCCACACTGGCCCCGGACCTGGTGCTGCTGGATGTGCAGATGCCCTCTGGCAGCGGTTTCGACGTGCTGGACGGCCTGGAGACGGTGCCGGCCGTGGTCTTCGTCACCGCCTACGACACCTACGCGGTGCGCGCGTTCCAGGCCAATGCGCTGGATTATCTGGTGAAGCCGGTGGAAGCGCCGCGGCTGCTGGAAGCGCTCGAGCGGGCGCGGCAGCGCGAGGGGGGGGCGGGTGAAACGCCGGAGTCGCGCGGCACGCTGGGTGCGCAGGACCAGGTGTTCGTGCGCGAGGGCGAACGTTGCTGGTTCGTGGCGGTCTCCGAGATCCGCCGGCTGGTGGTGGATGGCAACTACACGCGGCTGTGGTTCCGCGACCAGAACGCGCTGCTTACCCGCAGCCTGAGCGCGCTGGAAGCACGACTACCGCAGGATCTGTTCTTCCGTGCCAACCGCAACACGCTGGTCAACCTGCGCCGCATCCGTGGCGTGACGCCCAGCATCGCTGATGGTTACGACCTGGCGCTGGACGACGGCAGCGAGGTGGAAGTGTCGCGGCGGCAGGCGCGTGAACTGCGTGAACGGATGGCGTTGTAG
- the ahcY gene encoding adenosylhomocysteinase codes for MNAVAKTFSTEGDYKIRDITLADWGRKELDIAEHEMPGLMSIRRKYQAELPLKGVRVTGSLHMTIQTAVLIETLKDIGADVRWASCNIFSTQDHAAAAIAATGTPVFAWKGETLEEYWDCTLDALTFTLADGTLTGPELVVDDGGDVTLLIHKGYELENGSDWVNTASASHEEQVIKNLLKRVAKERPGYWGRVVKDWKGVSEETTTGVHRLYQLAQAGTLLIPAINVNDSVTKSKFDNLYGCRESLADGLKRAMDVMLAGKVAVVCGYGDVGKGCAASLRAYGARVIVTEIDPICALQAAMEGYEVNTIESTLGRADLYVTTTGNKDIIRIEHLSAMKDQAIVCNIGHFDNEIQVDALVSFAGVKHVNIKPQVDKYIFPNGNAIFLLAEGRLVNLGCATGHPSFVMSNSFANQTLAQIDLWANKDSYEKKVYLLPKKLDEEVARLHLEKIGVKLTTLSQEQADYIGVPVEGPFKPDHYRY; via the coding sequence ATGAACGCTGTTGCCAAGACCTTCTCCACCGAAGGTGATTACAAGATCCGCGATATCACGCTGGCCGACTGGGGCCGCAAGGAACTGGACATCGCCGAGCACGAAATGCCGGGCCTGATGTCGATCCGCCGCAAGTACCAGGCCGAGCTGCCGCTGAAGGGCGTGCGCGTGACCGGCTCGCTGCACATGACCATCCAGACCGCGGTGCTGATCGAGACCCTGAAGGACATCGGCGCCGACGTGCGCTGGGCCTCGTGCAACATCTTCTCGACCCAGGACCACGCTGCCGCCGCCATTGCCGCCACCGGCACCCCGGTGTTCGCGTGGAAGGGCGAGACCCTGGAAGAGTACTGGGACTGCACCCTGGACGCGCTGACCTTCACCCTGGCCGACGGCACCCTGACCGGCCCGGAGCTGGTGGTGGACGACGGCGGTGACGTGACCCTGCTGATCCACAAGGGCTACGAGCTGGAAAACGGCAGTGACTGGGTCAACACCGCCTCCGCCTCGCACGAAGAACAGGTCATCAAGAACCTGCTCAAGCGCGTCGCCAAGGAGCGCCCGGGTTACTGGGGCCGCGTGGTCAAGGACTGGAAGGGCGTCTCCGAGGAGACCACCACCGGCGTGCACCGCCTGTACCAGCTGGCCCAGGCCGGCACCCTGCTGATTCCGGCGATCAACGTCAACGACTCGGTCACCAAGAGCAAGTTCGACAACCTGTACGGCTGCCGCGAGTCGCTGGCCGATGGCCTGAAGCGCGCGATGGACGTGATGCTGGCCGGCAAGGTGGCCGTGGTCTGCGGCTACGGTGACGTGGGCAAGGGCTGCGCCGCCTCGCTGCGTGCCTATGGCGCGCGCGTGATCGTCACCGAGATCGACCCGATCTGCGCCCTGCAGGCGGCGATGGAAGGCTATGAGGTCAACACCATCGAATCGACCCTGGGCCGTGCCGACCTGTACGTCACCACCACCGGCAACAAGGACATCATCCGCATCGAGCACCTGAGCGCGATGAAGGACCAGGCCATCGTCTGCAACATCGGCCACTTCGACAACGAGATCCAGGTCGACGCGCTGGTGTCGTTCGCCGGCGTCAAGCACGTCAACATCAAGCCGCAGGTGGACAAGTACATCTTCCCGAACGGCAACGCGATCTTCCTGCTGGCCGAAGGCCGCCTGGTGAACCTGGGCTGCGCCACCGGCCACCCGAGCTTCGTGATGTCCAACAGCTTCGCCAACCAGACCCTGGCACAGATCGACCTGTGGGCGAACAAGGACAGCTACGAGAAGAAGGTCTACCTGCTGCCGAAGAAGCTGGACGAAGAAGTGGCCCGCCTGCACCTGGAAAAGATCGGCGTGAAGCTGACCACCCTGAGCCAGGAACAGGCTGACTACATCGGCGTGCCGGTGGAAGGCCCGTTCAAGCCGGACCACTACCGCTACTGA
- a CDS encoding S9 family peptidase: MSMHARRTRRWTGLVLSMGLLAVAPLAWAAAPQPAAAQAQGVNGYELPSAALQAVVDAPRAPSLYLSPRRDVAAMMQMPSLPSIQVVAQPELKLAGLRINPRTFSDSRFSFGEKLWLMNVADGKERQISGLPAKLSIASVMWSPDQKWLAFNQVDAASGANELWLVDVAGGSARRLVAGLNTVIGSGYQWLPDSRGLVVFTRPANLGAAPAADGIPTGPAVQQTSQGGGVVSIRTYQDLLKNEADARQFDYYATTQPMEVSLDGNTRAIGAAGIFMGFSVSPDGRFVLRQPVQRPYSYVVPVSSFPRRIEVIDRASGKLVHTVAVRPLVEGLPTGNDAEVTGVRDISWRGDADATLVWAEAQDGGDPNRDAKVRDAVLMQAAPFDKPPVTLAQLGSRLVGINWGRGDLALLTESWWKTRKTKTWLIAPDNAGAEPRLLWDRDGQDRYSDPGRPLLSSNDRGRSLLQTSADGSSLYLAGAGASPEGDRPFVDRFDVATGKATRLFHSQAPSYALPVALLDDQASSLLLSRESPDEPANFYVQSLADAGAAPRALTHFAHPLPQLKGVQKEQIRYKRKDGVDLTATLLLPPGYDPKRDGPRPLLMWAYPGEFKSAAAASQVTDSPYRFNAVSYWGPQAFLAKGYVVLASPSMPIIGEGDKEPNDTYIEQLVANAQAAVDEVVRRGVTDRDHIAIGGHSYGAFMTANLLAHTRLFKAGIARSGAYNRTLTPFGFQAEERNYWQAQDVYQKMAPFNYADKIKDPILFIHGVDDNNSGTFPIQSERMFAAVKGLGGTARLVMLPNESHAYRARESIMTMLAESERWLEQTIGPAEQGKAKKKR; the protein is encoded by the coding sequence ATGAGCATGCACGCGCGCCGCACACGGCGCTGGACCGGCCTGGTCCTGTCGATGGGACTGCTGGCGGTGGCCCCGCTGGCCTGGGCGGCGGCGCCGCAGCCCGCGGCCGCACAGGCCCAGGGCGTCAACGGCTACGAGCTGCCCTCGGCCGCGCTGCAGGCGGTGGTGGACGCACCCCGTGCGCCCTCGTTGTACCTGTCGCCACGCCGCGACGTGGCCGCGATGATGCAGATGCCGTCGCTGCCTTCGATCCAGGTGGTGGCGCAGCCGGAACTGAAGCTGGCCGGCCTGCGCATCAACCCGCGCACGTTCTCCGACAGCCGCTTCAGCTTCGGCGAGAAGCTGTGGCTGATGAACGTGGCCGATGGCAAGGAACGGCAGATCAGCGGCCTGCCGGCCAAGCTGTCGATCGCCAGTGTGATGTGGTCGCCGGACCAGAAGTGGCTGGCCTTCAACCAGGTCGATGCCGCCAGTGGCGCCAATGAACTGTGGCTGGTGGACGTGGCCGGTGGCAGTGCCCGCCGTCTGGTCGCTGGCCTGAACACGGTGATCGGCAGCGGCTACCAGTGGCTGCCGGACAGCCGCGGCCTGGTGGTGTTCACCCGCCCGGCCAACCTCGGTGCGGCTCCGGCCGCCGACGGCATTCCGACTGGCCCGGCCGTGCAGCAGACCAGCCAGGGCGGCGGCGTGGTGTCGATCCGTACCTACCAGGACCTGCTGAAGAACGAGGCCGACGCGCGCCAGTTCGATTACTACGCCACCACCCAGCCGATGGAAGTCAGCCTGGATGGCAACACCCGCGCGATCGGCGCCGCCGGCATCTTCATGGGCTTCTCGGTGTCGCCGGATGGCCGCTTCGTGCTGCGCCAGCCGGTGCAGCGGCCGTACTCCTACGTGGTGCCGGTGAGCAGTTTCCCGCGCCGTATTGAAGTGATCGACCGTGCCAGCGGCAAGCTGGTGCACACCGTGGCCGTGCGTCCGCTGGTGGAAGGCCTGCCGACCGGCAACGATGCCGAAGTGACCGGCGTACGCGACATCAGTTGGCGCGGTGATGCCGATGCCACCCTGGTCTGGGCCGAAGCGCAGGATGGTGGTGACCCGAACAGGGACGCCAAGGTGCGCGACGCGGTGCTGATGCAGGCTGCGCCGTTCGACAAGCCGCCGGTCACGTTGGCCCAGCTCGGCAGCCGTCTGGTGGGCATCAACTGGGGCCGTGGCGACCTGGCCCTGCTGACCGAGTCGTGGTGGAAGACGCGCAAGACCAAGACCTGGCTGATCGCCCCGGACAATGCCGGAGCCGAGCCGCGCCTGCTGTGGGATCGAGACGGGCAGGACCGCTATTCCGATCCGGGCCGGCCGCTGTTGTCCAGCAACGACCGCGGGCGCTCGCTCCTGCAGACCAGCGCCGATGGCAGCAGCCTGTATCTGGCCGGTGCCGGTGCATCGCCGGAAGGCGATCGTCCGTTCGTGGACCGCTTCGACGTTGCCACGGGCAAGGCCACCCGCCTGTTCCACTCGCAGGCGCCGAGCTATGCGTTGCCGGTGGCGCTGCTGGACGACCAGGCCAGCTCGCTGCTGCTGAGCCGCGAGAGCCCGGACGAGCCGGCCAACTTCTACGTGCAGTCGCTGGCCGACGCTGGTGCTGCGCCGCGCGCGTTGACCCACTTCGCGCATCCGCTGCCGCAGCTGAAAGGCGTGCAGAAGGAGCAGATCCGCTACAAGCGCAAGGATGGCGTCGACCTGACCGCGACCCTGCTGCTGCCGCCGGGCTACGACCCGAAGCGCGATGGTCCGCGCCCGCTGCTGATGTGGGCCTACCCGGGTGAGTTCAAGAGCGCTGCCGCGGCCAGCCAGGTGACCGATTCGCCGTACCGCTTCAATGCGGTGAGCTACTGGGGCCCGCAGGCGTTCCTGGCCAAGGGCTATGTGGTGCTGGCCAGCCCGTCGATGCCGATCATCGGCGAGGGCGACAAGGAGCCGAACGACACCTACATCGAACAGCTGGTGGCCAACGCGCAGGCGGCGGTGGATGAAGTGGTGCGTCGTGGCGTGACCGATCGCGATCACATCGCCATCGGTGGTCATTCCTACGGTGCGTTCATGACTGCCAACCTGCTGGCGCATACGCGCTTGTTCAAGGCCGGCATCGCCCGCAGTGGCGCCTACAACCGCACGCTCACCCCGTTCGGCTTCCAGGCCGAGGAGCGCAACTACTGGCAGGCGCAGGACGTCTACCAGAAGATGGCGCCGTTCAACTACGCCGACAAGATCAAGGATCCGATCCTCTTCATCCACGGTGTGGACGATAACAACTCCGGTACCTTCCCGATCCAGAGCGAGCGCATGTTCGCTGCGGTGAAGGGCCTGGGCGGCACCGCGCGCCTGGTGATGCTGCCGAACGAATCGCATGCCTACCGCGCACGCGAGTCGATCATGACCATGCTGGCCGAAAGCGAACGCTGGCTGGAGCAGACCATCGGCCCGGCCGAGCAGGGCAAGGCGAAGAAGAAGCGCTGA
- a CDS encoding alpha/beta fold hydrolase, whose product MKIFLALWYAMKALARLAMIGMAMAVLGSGSAHAAGTPAAGKVQVEVVGKGRPLLMIPGLNSSAEVWRETCLALKDVQCHLVQLPGFAGAAAADPRPAEFLPAMRGQLLAYLHDQHLGPVVVVGHSLGGLLGLQMAQTDPTAVSALVVVDALPFLPAARDPKATADSVRPMADQLHKGMLAADAAQWQAQLKAGLPGMTRDPQRQAELGRWGEASDRQTTADAMHAVMTTDLRDSIASITAPTLVLGSWAGYQPMGGTEDSTRAVFQAQYAKLQGVQIAMSAQGFHFLMWDDPRWLQEQVQRFLAAHP is encoded by the coding sequence ATGAAGATCTTCCTGGCACTCTGGTACGCAATGAAGGCCCTGGCCCGGCTGGCCATGATCGGCATGGCAATGGCCGTGCTCGGCTCCGGCTCGGCGCATGCCGCCGGCACCCCGGCTGCGGGCAAGGTGCAGGTCGAGGTGGTCGGCAAGGGCCGCCCGCTGCTGATGATTCCCGGCCTGAACAGCAGCGCCGAGGTCTGGCGTGAAACCTGCCTGGCATTGAAGGATGTGCAGTGCCATCTGGTGCAGCTGCCCGGCTTTGCCGGCGCCGCAGCCGCTGATCCGCGCCCGGCCGAGTTCCTGCCGGCGATGCGCGGGCAGCTGCTGGCCTACCTGCATGATCAGCACCTGGGGCCGGTGGTGGTGGTCGGCCACAGTCTGGGTGGCCTGCTGGGCCTGCAGATGGCACAGACCGACCCGACGGCGGTCAGCGCACTGGTGGTGGTTGACGCACTGCCGTTCCTGCCGGCCGCGCGTGACCCGAAGGCCACCGCTGACAGCGTGCGGCCGATGGCCGACCAGCTGCACAAGGGCATGCTGGCCGCCGACGCCGCGCAATGGCAGGCGCAGTTGAAGGCGGGCCTGCCGGGCATGACCCGCGATCCGCAGCGCCAGGCCGAACTGGGGCGCTGGGGCGAAGCCAGCGACCGCCAGACCACGGCCGATGCCATGCATGCGGTGATGACCACTGACCTGCGCGACAGCATCGCCTCGATCACCGCGCCGACGCTGGTGCTCGGCAGCTGGGCCGGCTACCAGCCGATGGGCGGCACCGAGGACAGCACACGCGCGGTGTTCCAGGCCCAGTACGCGAAACTGCAGGGCGTGCAGATCGCGATGAGCGCGCAGGGCTTCCACTTCCTGATGTGGGATGATCCGCGCTGGCTGCAGGAACAGGTGCAGCGTTTCCTGGCCGCGCACCCCTGA
- a CDS encoding sensor histidine kinase produces MDATTSSRRFWTLNALAWAGYAMYGLWVGTRIGGGVMFSGIVLITVSVAVSLWLCSGALRSVALRQHWWEASLGSLVLKLAAGVVLGASVAQAVTAALLLPALALGWVQLPGGHADYQWSSLLVYWMNTALFLLMWTGLWAGLHGLRRARHSELARLRAEAERSALERDALRARLNPHFMFNALNNLRALILEDPERARDMVTRLSRTLRQALAHNRSEQVTLAEELAVVDDYLAIEAVHFEQRLQVRQQIDAAATQAQLPAMALQLLVENAIKHGIASRPGGGEVQIRATLDNDVLRLQVDNPLASASEPTHGHGVGLAYLRAQLGTQGRFTLQPVGDRMQALLEIPQ; encoded by the coding sequence ATGGACGCCACCACGTCATCCCGCCGATTCTGGACGCTCAACGCGCTGGCATGGGCTGGCTATGCGATGTACGGGCTGTGGGTCGGCACGCGGATCGGCGGCGGCGTGATGTTCAGTGGCATCGTGTTGATCACCGTCAGCGTCGCGGTCTCACTTTGGTTGTGCAGCGGCGCATTGCGATCGGTTGCACTGCGCCAGCACTGGTGGGAGGCGAGCCTGGGCAGCCTGGTGCTGAAACTGGCTGCCGGTGTGGTGCTCGGGGCCAGCGTCGCACAGGCGGTGACTGCCGCGTTGCTGCTGCCGGCGCTGGCATTGGGTTGGGTGCAACTGCCTGGCGGCCATGCGGATTACCAGTGGTCTTCGCTGCTGGTGTACTGGATGAACACCGCGCTGTTCCTGCTGATGTGGACCGGTTTGTGGGCGGGCCTGCACGGCCTGCGGCGGGCGCGTCACAGCGAGTTGGCCCGGCTGCGCGCCGAAGCCGAGCGCAGTGCGCTGGAGCGCGATGCGCTGCGTGCGCGGCTCAATCCGCACTTCATGTTCAATGCGCTGAACAACCTGCGCGCGCTGATCCTGGAAGATCCTGAGCGTGCGCGCGACATGGTCACCCGCCTGTCGCGCACACTGCGCCAGGCGCTGGCGCACAACCGCAGCGAGCAGGTCACGCTGGCCGAGGAACTGGCGGTGGTCGACGATTACCTGGCCATCGAGGCGGTCCATTTCGAACAGCGCCTGCAGGTGCGGCAGCAGATCGATGCCGCTGCCACGCAGGCGCAGCTGCCGGCGATGGCGTTGCAGTTGCTGGTGGAGAACGCGATCAAGCACGGTATCGCCAGTCGCCCCGGCGGCGGCGAGGTGCAGATCCGTGCCACGCTGGACAATGACGTGCTGCGCCTGCAGGTGGACAATCCACTGGCCAGCGCCAGCGAGCCCACCCACGGGCATGGCGTCGGCCTGGCCTACCTGCGTGCACAGCTCGGTACGCAAGGTCGTTTCACCCTGCAGCCGGTCGGCGACCGCATGCAGGCCCTGCTGGAGATTCCGCAATGA